The window ACACGAGATCGTGCGCGGGCATGCGGCGTCGGCGATGGCGCGGTTGAAGACGGACCGCGCGACGTGGAGTGACACGCGACTGACGCCGGGTCGCCGCATGCGCGCGCCGTAGCCATGTTGCGACCGTTGCAACCTTCGCTGCCTACGGCCCCAGCGCTCCGATCGGAATCACGTGCACA of the Gemmatimonas sp. genome contains:
- a CDS encoding HEAT repeat domain-containing protein is translated as MLKRNACVVLGNIGTHEDLAVLEAMLVHEHEIVRGHAASAMARLKTDRATWSDTRLTPGRRMRAP